CCACCAGGCCACGCCGAATCTGCACTGGCGCGGGCGGCTGGTCAAGCCCAGGGCCAGCCCGCGGCCCGCGCGCCCGCCCCGCTCAGAACGGGACCGATCCCCGGACGACCGTGCGCTGCAGGATGCGGCGGTGCTTGTCCATCTCGTAGTTCCGCACGGCTCGATGCAGGAGGCAGCGGTTGTCCCAGATCACGAGGTCACCGCGCCGCCATTGGTGGACGTAGACGAACGCCGGCTGCGTCGTGTGGGCAAGGAGTCGGTCGAGGATGGCCCGGCCCTCCGCCTCCGCCATGCCCACGACGTGTGAGGTGTGCAGGCCGAGGTAGAGCGTCTTCACCCCCGTGTCAGGGTGTGTTCGCACCAGCGGATGAGTCACCGGGGGCCGCTCGAGCGCCTCCTCCGCGGTGGCCGGGCGGCCGCCGATCTTACGCCGGCTCGCCTCCCAGCTGTGCACGACCTTGAGGTCGGCGATCTCACGCTTGGTCGCCTCCGGAAGCGCCGCGTAGCCCATGGCCGTGTTCGCGAACTGCGTGTCACCGCCCACGGGCGGCAGCTCGAGAGCGTGCAGCATGGTCAGGAGAGAGGGCGCGGCGTGGTACGACTTGTCGCTGTGCCAGAAGTAGTTGCCCCTTTCTCGCGGGGACGACGTGGGGCGATCATTCTCGTCGAGATTCTGAACCACGTGCACGACCGGCGACCGCGCCCCGTCGGGCCGGCGGGCCACGTGCTCTTCGATGGGGCCGAAGTGGAGGGTGAGCGCGTGTTGCTGGTCCGCGGTGAGGTGCTGGTCGCGGAAGACGAGCACATAATGCTCGAGGAAGGCCCTCACGATGGCGGCCTTCAACACGGACCCCAGTGGCTCTGAGAGGTCGATACCGGCGATTTCACCGCCCGCCACCGGAGAGAGCCGTCGCACTGCCATCGTTGCCGTATCGGTCATGGATGGGTTCCCTCCCGGCGCGTGAGTCCCTTGATGCTACGCCGACCGACAACAGGTAGGCAAGAGGCGGGCGCGGGCCGCCGACCGCAGCGGCCTCGTTGACAATCCCTGATCGCCGTGCGACAGATCGCTCTCATGCAAGAAGAGCCGACATCTCTCCGGATCGACGACCCCGGGGTGCGGGCGCTGTTCACGGAAGCCGCGCGCTTCCAGTCCTGGCTCGACGTCGAGGCGGCCCTGGCCCAGGCGCAGGCCGAGCTGGGCATCATTCCGGACGGCGCCGCCCGCGAGATCACTCGCAAGGCGCACCTGTCGTACATCGATCTGGAAGCGGTGCGAGCCGGCCTGGCCCGCACCGGGCATCCGCTCGTGCCCCTGGTCTGGGAGCTGGACCGCGCCTGCGAAGGCGACGCCGGGGGGTATGTGCACTGGGGGGCGACGACCCAGAACGTCACGCAGACCGCCCAGCTCCTCCAGGTGCGGCGCGCCCACGACATCTTCCTTCGCCAGCTCGCGACCATCCTGACCACGCTCGCCGACCTGGCCGAGCGTACCAAGGACGTCCTCCTCCCGGGGCGCACGCACGGCCAGCACGCGGTGCCCGCGACGTTCGGCTTCAAGGTAGCGGTATGGATCGATGAGCTGGGCCGCCACGTGGAGCGGCTCTGCGGCTGTGAAGGACGCGTGTTCGTGGCCATGCTGGGAGGCGGCGCGGGAACGCTCGCCTCGCTGGGTGAGCTCGGTCTCGCCACTCAGGAGAAGATGGCGACCCGCCTCGGGATGCGCGCCATGACCGTGCCCGCCCGCACCATCGGGGACCACCAGGCCGAGTACGTGATGTTGCTCGGCCTGCTCGCCTCCACGTGCAGCAAGATCGGGCGCGAGATCTACACCCTGATGAAGCAGGAGTTCGGCGAGCTCGAGGAGCTGGTGCCCCCCGGCACGGTGGGGAGCAGCACCATGCCGCAGAAGCGCAACCCGAAGCTCTCGCAGGACATCATGGCCGCGGCGGCGCAGATCCGGGCCCTGGTGCCCCTGGCCCTGGAAGCCATGCAGACCGAGCACGAGGCCGACCGCACCACGAGCATCATGATGAGCCGGGCATTGGTGCAGGCCTGCGAGCTCACGGGCGACATGCTGCAGCGGCTGGTGGTGCTGCTGGACGGGCTGCAGGTGTTTCCCGAGCGGATGCGGGAGAACCTCGACCTGTCGGGCGGCCTGATCATGGCCGAGGCGCTCATGCTCGAGCTCGGCAAACAGATCGGGCGGCAGCGGGCCCACGATGCCGTCTACGACGCGGCGCAGGCCTCGGTCACCCAGGCGCGCCCGTTCCGCGA
This is a stretch of genomic DNA from Candidatus Methylomirabilota bacterium. It encodes these proteins:
- a CDS encoding TauD/TfdA family dioxygenase, whose translation is MTDTATMAVRRLSPVAGGEIAGIDLSEPLGSVLKAAIVRAFLEHYVLVFRDQHLTADQQHALTLHFGPIEEHVARRPDGARSPVVHVVQNLDENDRPTSSPRERGNYFWHSDKSYHAAPSLLTMLHALELPPVGGDTQFANTAMGYAALPEATKREIADLKVVHSWEASRRKIGGRPATAEEALERPPVTHPLVRTHPDTGVKTLYLGLHTSHVVGMAEAEGRAILDRLLAHTTQPAFVYVHQWRRGDLVIWDNRCLLHRAVRNYEMDKHRRILQRTVVRGSVPF
- a CDS encoding adenylosuccinate lyase family protein, which gives rise to MRQIALMQEEPTSLRIDDPGVRALFTEAARFQSWLDVEAALAQAQAELGIIPDGAAREITRKAHLSYIDLEAVRAGLARTGHPLVPLVWELDRACEGDAGGYVHWGATTQNVTQTAQLLQVRRAHDIFLRQLATILTTLADLAERTKDVLLPGRTHGQHAVPATFGFKVAVWIDELGRHVERLCGCEGRVFVAMLGGGAGTLASLGELGLATQEKMATRLGMRAMTVPARTIGDHQAEYVMLLGLLASTCSKIGREIYTLMKQEFGELEELVPPGTVGSSTMPQKRNPKLSQDIMAAAAQIRALVPLALEAMQTEHEADRTTSIMMSRALVQACELTGDMLQRLVVLLDGLQVFPERMRENLDLSGGLIMAEALMLELGKQIGRQRAHDAVYDAAQASVTQARPFRETLAEDPHVSAGLTASQVDALLDPARYTGLCRHFAERGAVMGREIAAAIERRKSGRNQTT